One segment of Solanum stenotomum isolate F172 chromosome 1, ASM1918654v1, whole genome shotgun sequence DNA contains the following:
- the LOC125858944 gene encoding B3 domain-containing protein At3g25182-like, whose amino-acid sequence MVFTQLSLDDFSGMRCTRNMNPIDYMLAVSEVSCLKSKYGEEDNLIAEQDKEFRYKKEERNVQNIQSILSSYSQVLDRRQQKHPVLDCFVPKGKLSKPNRQPRKFTERFDGEVEPMIKKAVENNSEEDKEQRVVKVDDEEKNRVNRGSEECECLLVEKSGVKKRKINHTVEAVAPPVVILNRELSIEFKNQMFIGGSVESAKLVIEKILFDTDVNPAEGRLSIPQKQMTNRFLNTGEEQLLNTRNGAKMSEMNVSLIEPSRQVVQINLRKWTMNKNNGKTSSSYVLVKHWNDVTKRNGLKSGMKMQLWAFRKDENLCFALVKV is encoded by the coding sequence ATGGTTTTCACGCAGCTGAGTTTAGATGATTTTTCGGGTATGAGATGCACGCGCAACATGAATCCTATAGATTATATGCTTGCTGTATCTGAAGTCTCTTGCTTAAAATCTAAGTATGGTGAAGAAGATAACTTAATCGCCGAGCAAGACAAAGAATTTCGTtataagaaagaagaaaggaacGTTCAGAATATACAGTCCATCTTATCATCATACTCACAAGTTCTTGATCGTCGTCAACAAAAACATCCCGTTCTTGATTGCTTCGTCCCAAAGGGGAAACTATCAAAACCAAACAGGCAGCCAAGAAAGTTTACTGAACGATTCGATGGTGAAGTTGAACCGATGATCAAGAAAGCTGTGGAAAATAATTCTGAAGAAGACAAAGAACAGAGAGTAGTAAAGGTTGACGATGAGGAAAAAAACAGAGTAAACAGAGGATCAGAAGAATGTGAATGTTTATTGGTCGAAAAATCAGGGGTAAAGAAGAGGAAAATTAATCATACAGTTGAAGCCGTCGCGCCCCCTGTTGTAATCCTCAACAGAGAATTGAGTATTGAATTCAAGAATCAGATGTTCATTGGGGGTTCAGTTGAATCAGCTAAATTGGTTATTGAAAAAATACTATTCGATACGGATGTTAATCCAGCCGAAGGAAGGCTTTCAATCCCACAAAAGCAGATGACTAATAGGTTTCTAAATACTGGAGAAGAACAACTTTTGAATACGCGCAATGGAGCTAAAATGTCTGAGATGAATGTGTCGTTGATTGAGCCTTCGCGTCAAGTAGTTCAAATCAATCTGAGAAAATGGactatgaataaaaataatggaaaaacAAGTTCAAGTTATGTTTTAGTAAAACACTGGAATGATGTGACAAAAAGGAACGGTTTGAAAAGCGGTATGAAGATGCAATTGTGGGCATTCCGAAAGGATGAAAATTTATGTTTTGCATTGGTTAAAGTTTAA
- the LOC125858792 gene encoding pentatricopeptide repeat-containing protein At3g06920 translates to MRLQLINRGLRSQYDLKRTTVFANCKRFSVSNNGYSNFDRPVSSFVPERNPEFLSRLENVQNGVDNTHGWSEAFSNKLECLRQTVDNVCKILQSGPWGPSIEIALSKCDENPSTEVVTGVLRRLEDVNTALHYFRWAEKTTLRAHCPEAYNSLLMVMARTRNFENLEQILEEMSLAGFGPSNTVSIELVAGCVKKRKLKEAFDLIQTMRKFKIRPAFSAYTTVIGALSAVQEPDLMLTLFHQMQELGYEVNVHLFTTVIRAFAREGRVDAALSLLDEMKSNAFDADIVLYNVCIDCFGKAGKVDMAWKFFHELKAHGILPDDVTYTSMIGVLCKANRLNEAVDLFEQLEFNRTVPCAYAYNTMIMGYGSAGKFDEAYSLLERQRQKGSIPSVIAYNSLLTCLGKKQRVDEALRIFQEMRKDAAPNLSTYNILLDMLCRARKLDVALEVRDTMEAVGLFPNVLTVNIMVDRLCKAQQLDEACSIFEAMDHKVCRPNEFTFCSLIDGLGRRGRVDDAYRLYEQMLDFDLTPTAIVYTSLIRNFFMCGRKEDGHKIYKEMVRQGACPDLTLLNTYMDCVFKAGETEKGRSLFEEIKTWGFTPDVRSYSILIHGLIKAGCARETYELFYAMKEQGYVLDTFAYNTVIDGFCKSGKVNKAYQLLEEMKVKGLEPTVVTYGSVIDGLAKIDRLDEAYMLFEEAKSKGVPLNVVIYSSLVDGFGKVGRIDEAYLIMEELMQKGLSPNVYTWNCLLDALVKAEEIDEALVCFKSMKELKCTPNTFTYSIIINGLCRVRKFNKAFVFWQEMQKEGLTPNMITYTTMISGLAKAGNVSEADKLFQKFQAKGGKPDSACYNTMIEGLSIANRATEAYKLFEETRLRGCNIYTKTCVILLDALHKAECLEQAAIVGAILREIAKSQHASRSL, encoded by the exons ATGAGGTTACAATTGATTAATAGAG GATTGCGATCTCAGTATGACTTAAAACGCACCACTGTATTTGCTAATTGCAAGAGGTTCTCAGTTTCAAATAATGGATATTCCAACTTTGATAGACCTGTCAGCTCGTTCGTTCCAGAGAGAAACCCGGAATTTTTGAGCCGATTAGAGAATGTGCAGAATGGAGTAGATAACACACATGGGTGGAGCGAAGCCTTTTCAAACAAATTGGAGTGTTTAAGGCAAACAGTGGATAATGTTTGCAAGATCTTGCAGAGTGGTCCTTGGGGACCTTCTATAGAGATTGCTTTATCCAAATGTGATGAAAATCCTAGTACCGAAGTGGTCACTGGAGTATTAAGGCGTCTAGAGGATGTCAACACAGCATTACACTACTTCAGATGGGCTGAGAAGACAACCCTCCGAGCACATTGCCCTGAAGCATATAATTCACTTCTCATGGTAATGGCCAGGACTAGAAATTTCGAAAATCTGGAACAGATTTTGGAAGAAATGAGTCTCGCTGGATTTGGCCCATCGAACACTGTATCGATTGAGTTGGTTGCAGGCTGTGTGAAGAAGCGAAAACTTAAAGAAGCGTTTGATCTAATTCAAACCATGAGAAAGTTTAAGATTCGTCCTGCATTTTCTGCATATACAACTGTAATAGGTGCGCTTTCTGCTGTACAAGAACCTGATCTCATGCTCACCCTCTTTCATCAGATGCAGGAATTAGGATATGAAGTAAATGTACATTTATTCACGACTGTAATTCGAGCTTTTGCTAGGGAGGGCAGAGTTGATGCTGCTCTGTCCTTGTTGGATGAGATGAAAAGCAATGCTTTTGATGCAGACATTGTCCTCTATAATGTTTGCATCGACTGTTTTGGCAAGGCTGGTAAAGTTGATATGGCCTGGAAATTCTTTCATGAGTTGAAGGCGCATGGTATTTTACCTGATGATGTGACATATACGAGTATGATTGGAGTTCTTTGCAAAGCTAATAGATTGAATGAAGCTGTAGACTTGTTTGAGCAGTTGGAGTTCAACAGGACTGTTCCATGTGCATATGCTTATAATACCATGATCATGGGTTATGGATCTGCTGGTAAATTTGATGAAGCATATAGTTTGCTTGAGAGACAAAGACAAAAAGGTTCAATACCAAGTGTGATTGCATATAATAGTCTTCTTACTTGCCTTGGGAAGAAACAAAGAGTGGACGAGGCATTAAGGATATTTCAGGAGATGAGGAAAGATGCTGCACCTAATCTTTCAACCTATAATATTCTCTTAGACATGCTCTGCAGGGCACGGAAGCTTGATGTTGCTTTAGAAGTTCGTGACACCATGGAGGCAGTTGGCTTGTTTCCTAATGTATTGACTGTGAATATAATGGTTGATCGTCTATGCAAGGCTCAACAACTTGATGAAGCATGTTCTATCTTCGAAGCTATGGATCATAAAGTTTGTAGACCAAATGAATTCACATTTTGTTCTCTGATAGATGGGCTGGGTAGGCGAGGGAGAGTTGATGATGCATACAGACTCTATGAACAAATGTTGGATTTTGATCTTACTCCTACTGCCATTGTCTATACATCTCTCATCAGGAACTTTTTCATGTGTGGGAGAAAAGAAGATGGCCACAAAATTTACAAGGAGATGGTGCGTCAAGGAGCTTGTCCTGACCTTACCCTCCTTAATACTTATATGGATTGTGTTTTCAAAGCTGGTGAGACAGAGAAAGGTAGGTCTCTGTTTGAGGAAATCAAAACTTGGGGATTCACTCCAGATGTAAGGAGCTATTCTATACTAATCCATGGCCTCATAAAAGCCGGCTGTGCTCGTGAAACGTATGAGCTGTTTTATGCAATGAAGGAACAGGGGTATGTGCTGGATACTTTTGCTTATAATACTGTTATAGATGGATTCTGCAAATCTGGTAAAGTTAATAAAGCTTATCAGCTGCTGGAGGAGATGAAAGTAAAAGGTCTGGAGCCAACTGTAGTAACATATGGCTCTGTCATCGATGGGCTTGCTAAGATTGACAGACTTGATGAAGCCTACATGCTTTTTGAAGAAGCAAAATCTAAAGGTGTTCCTTTAAATGTGGTTATATACAGTAGTCTAGTAGACGGATTTGGTAAAGTGGGTAGAATAGACGAAGCATATCTAATCATGGAAGAATTGATGCAAAAAGGCTTGTCACCAAATGTATACACATGGAATTGTTTGCTTGATGCACTAGTGAAGGCTGAAGAAATAGACGAAGCCCTTGTTTGCTTCAAGTCAATGAAGGAGTTAAAGTGCACTCCAAATACTTTTACTTATAGCATTATCATTAATGGTCTTTGTAGAGTAAGAAAATTCAATAAAGCATTTGTATTTTGGCAAGAGATGCAGAAAGAAGGATTAACACCCAATATGATCACCTATACAACCATGATCTCTGGGCTTGCAAAGGCCGGAAATGTATCAGAGGCTGATAAACTCTTTCAGAAATTCCAGGCCAAGGGAGGTAAACCAGATTCTGCTTGTTACAACACTATGATAGAGGGGCTAAGCATCGCGAACAGAGCGACGGAGGCATATAAACTATTTGAAGAAACAAGATTAAGAGGATGTAATATATATACCAAAACTTGTGTTATTCTTTTAGATGCATTACACAAGGCAGAATGTCTTGAGCAGGCTGCAATCGTTGGTGCTATATTGAGAGAAATAGCAAAGTCGCAGCATGCTTCAAGATCTTTGTAA
- the LOC125858956 gene encoding uncharacterized protein LOC125858956 has product MALRSLDNALPIAIERPKKQAKVVVTQNQKQTDCVVNDENKAPLPPGDAAVDYVPSENLEAIDDPDSKIHGLVGGLESKDWLEICRSLNDTRRFALFHSALLLPILDKVLLVIVKSMKNPRSALCKTSVMASADIFKAFGDELFESSNSDAFDNVILQLLLKASQDKKFVCEEADKTLMAMVETMTPLPLFHKLHTYVKHSNMRIRAKAAISISHCVSKMELDGMKEFGFVSLVQIAVNLLNDRLPEAREAARSIVVSVYEALTKDEEQKQEVWQNFCQSNLPAIHAQAIVKIVSS; this is encoded by the exons ATGGCACTCAGATCCCTCGATAACGCTCTCCCAATTGCGATCGAAAGACCCAAAAAACAAGCAAAAGTTGTTGTAACCCAGAATCAGAAACAGACTGATTGTGTTGTCAATGACGAAAACAAAGCCCCTTTACCACCCGGAGACGCAGCGGTTGATTACGTCCCCTCTGAGAATCTTGAAGCCATTGATGACCCAGATAGCAAAATCCAT GGACTTGTTGGAGGGTTGGAATCTAAAGATTGGTTGGAAATTTGTCGCTCATTGAACGACACGAGGCGATTTGCTCTGTTTCACTCTGCTCTCTTGCTGCCAATTCT GGATAAAGTTTTACTGGTGATAGTTAAGTCGATGAAAAATCCAAGAAGTGCTCTCTGCAAAACTTCTGTCATGGCTTCAGCTGATATCTTCAAAGCCTTTGGTGATGAGTTATTTGAATCATCTAATTCTGATGCATTTGACAATGTG ATTTTGCAGCTATTGCTGAAAGCTTCTCAAGATAAAAagtttgtttgtgaagaagcaGATAAGACACTCATGGCAATGGTGGAGACTATGACTCCTCTTCCTTTGTTCCATAAGCTTCATACCTATGTCAAACATTCCAACATGAGAATCAGAGCAAAAGCTGCAATCTCAATATCACATTGTGTTTCTAAGATG GAACTGGATGGAATGAAAGAGTTTGGATTCGTTTCGTTGGTCCAAATTGCTGTAAATTTGCTCAATGATAGACTCCCTGAGGCAAGAGAAGCAGCTAGAAGTATCGTGGTTTCAGTATATGAGGCATTAACCAAGGATGAAGAGCAGAAACAAGAGGTGTGGCAAAACTTTTGCCAGTCTAATCTTCCAGCTATTCATGCACAAGCCATAGTTAAAATTGTCTCCTCCTAG